One region of Mangifera indica cultivar Alphonso chromosome 3, CATAS_Mindica_2.1, whole genome shotgun sequence genomic DNA includes:
- the LOC123210888 gene encoding pumilio homolog 5-like: MKEKDVTLFRSGLGNQRKQSKFQSEAFQCEALEVIELDQKAQLVLELDGHVMICVYDQNGNHVIQKCIECIPTEKIGFIISAFQGQVATLSTHPYGCRVIQRVLEHCSDEQQGQCIVDEILESAYVLAQDQYGNYVTQHVLERGKSNERSQIINKLAGKNCTVESA; this comes from the exons ATGAAAGAAAAAGACGTCACCCTTTTTAGGAGTGGACTAGGCAATCAGAGAAAGCAAAGTAAATTCCAAAGTGAAGCCTTTCAATGTGAA GCCCTTGAAGTCATTGAGCTTGATCAGAAAGCACAGTTAGTCCTTGAGCTTGATGGGCATGTCATGATATGTGTATATGATCAGAATGGAAATCATGTGATACAGAAGTGTATAGAATGTATACCTACAGAAAAAATTGGATTTATTATTTCTGCTTTTCAAGGTCAAGTTGCCACGCTTTCTACACATCCATATGGTTGTCGTGTTATTCAG aGAGTTTTGGAGCATTGTTCAGATGAACAACAAGGTCAATGTATAGTGGATGAAATTTTGGAATCTGCTTATGTTCTTGCTCAGGACCAGTATGGGAACTATGTTACCCAG CATGTTCTGGAGAGGGGAAAGTCCAATGAAAGAAGCCAAATTATCAACAAGTTGGCTGGAAAAAATTGTACAGTTGAGTCAGCATAA